One stretch of Sylvia atricapilla isolate bSylAtr1 chromosome 4, bSylAtr1.pri, whole genome shotgun sequence DNA includes these proteins:
- the LOC136360215 gene encoding complement C1q tumor necrosis factor-related protein 7 isoform X3, producing the protein MFVLLYITSFAIYTSEQPLQSQTKGENYYIRYICSIPGLPGPAGPPGASGSPGPHGRIGLPGRDGRDGRKGEKGEKGSAGLRGKTGPLGPAGEKGDQGESGKKGPGGLTGAKGEVGPAGPPGPKGDKGDRGEPGAPGVCKCGKIVLKSAFSVGITTSYPEERLPIVFNKVLFNEGEHYNPSTGKFICAIPGIYYFSYDITLANKHLAIGLVHNGKYRIKTFDANTGNHDVASGSTVIYLQPEDEVWLEIFYTDQNGLFSDPTWADSLFSGFLLYVDTDYLDALSDEDEL; encoded by the exons ATGTTTGTGTTGCTGTACATTACAAGTTTTGCCATCTACACAAGTGAACAACCTCTTCAAAGCCAGACCAAAGGAGAAAACTACTACATCAGATATATCTGTAGCATCCCAGGTTTGCCAGGCCCTGCGGGGCCCCCTGGAGCCAGCGGATCCCCCGGGCCACACGGACGCATTGGTCTTCCAGGAAGAGATGGTAGAGATggcaggaagggagaaaaaggggaaaaagggagtGCAG gTTTAAGAGGAAAGACTGGGCCATTAGGACCAGCTGGAGAGAAAGGAGACCAAGGTGAGTCTGGTAAGAAAGGACCTGGAGGATTGACTGGTGCCAAAGGTGAAGTAGGTCCAGCTGGACCACCTGGACCTAAGGGAGATAAAGGAGACCGAGGAGAGCCAGGTGCACCAGGGGTCTGCAAGTGTGGAAAGATAGTGCTGAAATCTGCCTTTTCTGTCGGCATCACCACGAGCTACCCAGAGGAAAGATTACCAATTGTATTCAATAAAGTCCTCTTCAATGAGGGGGAGCATTACAACCCGTCCACAGGGAAGTTCATTTGTGCCATCCCAgggatttattatttttcctatgATATCACCTTAGCAAACAAGCACCTTGCGATTGGGCTGGTTCACAATGGGAAGTACCGGATCAAGACCTTTGACGCAAACACTGGCAACCACGATGTGGCTTCTGGATCCACAGTGATCTACCTTCAGCCAGAAGATGAAGTATGGCTTGAAATCTTCTACACTGACCAAAATGGTCTCTTTTCTGATCCAACGTGGGCAGACAGTTTGTTTTCTGGATTTCTCTTATATGTTGATACAGATTACCTTGATGCTTTATCAGATGAAGATGAGCTCTGA